One genomic region from Glaciimonas sp. PAMC28666 encodes:
- a CDS encoding YqjD family protein, translating to MAINNESIKDGRDNVSGGLKSVMQDAQDLIDTTGDQVDDRFKVAREKLKAAIQTAKEELPKVTKKAVEKSKQAAHVTDEYVGGNPWKAVGLAAAIGLLAGVVIGRGK from the coding sequence ATGGCTATTAACAATGAATCCATAAAAGACGGTCGCGACAATGTAAGCGGCGGACTGAAATCTGTTATGCAGGATGCGCAAGACCTTATCGACACCACCGGCGATCAGGTTGACGATCGCTTTAAAGTCGCTCGCGAAAAACTGAAAGCGGCGATACAGACCGCAAAAGAAGAGTTGCCGAAAGTCACAAAAAAGGCTGTGGAAAAAAGCAAACAGGCCGCGCATGTAACCGATGAATACGTCGGAGGAAATCCATGGAAAGCCGTCGGTCTGGCAGCGGCAATTGGTTTGCTGGCCGGGGTCGTCATCGGACGCGGCAAATAA
- the queA gene encoding tRNA preQ1(34) S-adenosylmethionine ribosyltransferase-isomerase QueA, translating into MHSLSDYDFTLPPELIAQFPLSERSASRLLHVDDMSFTDRQFTDVVDLLSPGDLLVFNDTRVLKARFFGVKATGGKVEVLVERVIDNRTVHAQVRASKSPPTGTQIRLAEAFDVTVGERVGEFFTLVFPSDVFELIEAHGRLPLPPYIAHTADAFDETRYQTVYAKQPGAVAAPTAGLHFDLELLERLRQKGVNFAYVTLHVGAGTFQPVRKENLAEHKMHTEWYTIAVETVEAVRATKTAGGNVVAVGTTSLRALESASQSGELQAGGADTALFITPGYHFKTVDRLITNFHLPKSTLLMLVSAFAGYEVMKSAYAHAIAQKYRFFSYGDAMLLTYRKK; encoded by the coding sequence ATGCACTCTCTTTCCGATTACGATTTCACGCTACCGCCTGAACTTATTGCGCAATTCCCGCTGAGCGAACGCAGTGCCTCGCGTTTGCTGCACGTTGACGATATGTCGTTCACCGATCGCCAGTTCACCGACGTGGTTGACCTCCTATCGCCCGGGGATTTATTGGTGTTTAACGATACCCGCGTATTGAAAGCACGGTTTTTTGGTGTTAAGGCCACCGGCGGCAAAGTGGAGGTGCTGGTAGAACGCGTGATCGATAATCGTACGGTGCATGCCCAGGTCCGGGCCTCAAAATCGCCGCCAACAGGCACGCAGATACGGTTAGCCGAGGCATTCGATGTCACTGTTGGCGAGCGGGTCGGCGAATTTTTTACACTCGTGTTTCCGTCGGACGTGTTCGAACTGATCGAAGCACATGGTCGCTTACCGTTACCGCCTTACATTGCGCATACTGCAGACGCCTTTGATGAGACCCGTTACCAGACGGTTTATGCCAAACAACCGGGTGCAGTAGCGGCACCTACCGCGGGCTTGCATTTTGACCTGGAATTGCTTGAACGCTTGCGGCAGAAAGGCGTCAATTTTGCCTACGTCACCTTACACGTCGGTGCCGGTACTTTTCAGCCCGTGCGAAAGGAGAACCTTGCCGAGCATAAAATGCATACCGAGTGGTACACGATCGCGGTGGAGACCGTGGAGGCGGTCCGGGCAACCAAAACTGCTGGCGGCAACGTGGTCGCGGTAGGCACCACCAGCTTACGTGCGCTCGAGTCGGCATCGCAATCAGGTGAATTGCAAGCGGGCGGCGCGGATACTGCATTATTTATAACCCCAGGCTATCACTTCAAAACAGTTGACCGTCTTATTACCAATTTCCATTTGCCAAAGTCGACGCTATTAATGTTAGTGTCTGCTTTCGCCGGGTACGAGGTCATGAAATCTGCTTACGCGCATGCCATCGCCCAAAAATACCGATTTTTTAGCTATGGCGATGCCATGCTACTGACTTATCGAAAAAAGTAG
- a CDS encoding LysR substrate-binding domain-containing protein — MTLTELKYIVAVARVKHFGHAAEACFVAQPTLSVAIRKLEEELGVVIFERGGSEISITPLGLQIVAQAERVLEQTATIREIANQNKDPLAGPLRLGIIYTIGPYLLPPLVKTIIDRVPQMPLVLQENFTVRLLELLRQGELDAAIMALPFQEHGLMVQPLYDEEFVVALPKDHAWADRKNIRAEDLKSETMLLLGNGHCFRDQVLEVCPEMSRFSTTGDGIARTFEGSSLETIRHMVASGIGITALPRASVPDLDTKDGNLRYIPFSTPRPSRRVVIAWRKSFTRIAAIESVRQAVLACGLPGVSFLPDAKVIEG; from the coding sequence ATGACTCTAACCGAACTAAAATATATCGTCGCCGTGGCGCGTGTAAAGCATTTTGGTCACGCAGCAGAAGCGTGCTTTGTCGCACAGCCAACTCTGTCGGTTGCCATCAGAAAGCTCGAAGAAGAATTGGGCGTTGTGATTTTTGAACGTGGCGGCAGCGAAATTTCCATTACGCCTTTGGGCTTACAAATCGTCGCTCAAGCCGAACGCGTACTGGAACAAACCGCGACCATCCGCGAAATTGCGAATCAAAATAAAGATCCCTTGGCGGGACCGTTACGCCTCGGTATTATTTACACCATTGGCCCCTATTTGTTGCCTCCACTGGTCAAAACCATCATCGACCGGGTTCCCCAAATGCCATTGGTTTTGCAGGAAAATTTTACGGTCCGGCTGCTTGAATTACTTCGCCAGGGGGAGTTGGACGCGGCCATTATGGCGTTGCCGTTTCAGGAGCACGGACTGATGGTTCAACCGCTCTACGATGAAGAATTCGTCGTCGCTCTGCCGAAAGATCACGCGTGGGCCGACCGCAAAAATATTCGCGCGGAAGACTTGAAGTCAGAAACCATGCTCTTGCTTGGTAACGGTCACTGCTTCCGCGATCAGGTGCTGGAGGTTTGCCCTGAAATGTCGCGGTTTTCAACCACCGGGGATGGTATCGCCCGGACTTTTGAAGGATCATCGCTGGAAACAATCCGTCACATGGTCGCTTCCGGTATCGGCATCACAGCCCTGCCCCGCGCATCAGTACCTGATCTGGATACCAAAGACGGCAACTTGCGCTACATCCCGTTCTCCACACCGCGGCCTTCACGGCGCGTCGTCATTGCCTGGCGTAAAAGCTTTACGCGTATTGCCGCGATCGAATCGGTCCGACAAGCGGTGCTAGCGTGCGGTCTGCCGGGAGTAAGTTTTTTACCGGATGCAAAGGTGATTGAAGGCTGA
- the recG gene encoding ATP-dependent DNA helicase RecG produces MPEPTRKQLPPPKPGKSAKAPAASRETRLARLGLRTELDLVLHLPLRYEDETEIVTIHQASMMATSVAQIEGIVTACDIQYRPRRQLVVTLADDSGQLMMRFLNFYGSQATQLAIGTRVRARGEIRHGFFGAEVVHPTYKVVLEGAPLPSALTPVYPSGEGLSQIFLRKSIADAMQKIAWRDTLSQAQLATYQLVPFEAAVRLLHNPPPEVDEGALEDRSHPAWVRMKFDELLAQQLSLKRAQVARRAQNARALPLIGKLSDAFLKTLPFTLTAAQQRVMTEIRNDIKASFPMQRLLQGDVGSGKTVVAALAAAQAIDSGFQAVLMAPTEILADQHFRKIAGWMAPLGISVAWLTGSLKKKEKRESLERIASGQAQLVIGTHALIQETVQFSKLGLVIVDEQHRFGVGQRLTLRQKSATESSNPEAAASDIVPHQLMMSATPIPRTLAMTYYADLEISVIDELPPGRTPIVTRSVDQNRREEVIERVHAAAQEGRQVYWVCPLIEESEALQLQTATETYAMLVEALPDLHIGLVHGRLKPLEKQAVMESFIAGEIHVLVATTVIEVGVDVPNASLMVIEHAERFGLSQLHQLRGRVGRGLAASVCLLLYQSPLGPIAKQRLMTMRETTDGFEIARRDLEIRGPGEFLGARQSGQAMLRFADLSTDQWLVDQASALADELLHHPTPENVITVETHLARWLAGREDFLKV; encoded by the coding sequence ATGCCTGAACCAACGCGAAAACAACTTCCGCCCCCCAAACCAGGCAAGTCTGCGAAAGCCCCCGCTGCGAGCCGAGAAACCAGATTGGCGCGTCTGGGATTACGCACCGAATTAGATTTAGTATTGCATCTGCCGCTGCGCTACGAAGACGAAACCGAGATAGTCACGATTCATCAAGCCAGTATGATGGCAACCAGCGTCGCACAGATTGAAGGGATCGTTACCGCCTGCGACATCCAATATCGACCACGGCGGCAACTGGTGGTGACGTTGGCCGATGATAGCGGTCAGTTGATGATGCGTTTTCTCAATTTTTACGGCAGCCAGGCAACGCAACTGGCGATTGGTACGCGGGTTCGCGCGCGCGGTGAAATTCGTCACGGTTTTTTTGGAGCCGAGGTAGTCCATCCGACCTATAAAGTCGTCCTTGAGGGTGCACCTTTGCCAAGCGCCCTGACCCCGGTTTATCCTTCCGGCGAGGGTTTGTCGCAAATTTTTCTGCGCAAATCAATCGCCGACGCGATGCAAAAAATAGCCTGGCGAGACACGCTCTCCCAAGCTCAGTTAGCCACTTATCAGTTGGTCCCGTTTGAGGCCGCGGTCCGCTTATTACACAATCCACCACCCGAAGTTGACGAAGGCGCTCTGGAAGATCGCTCCCATCCCGCATGGGTGCGCATGAAATTCGACGAACTGCTGGCACAGCAACTTTCATTAAAACGCGCACAAGTCGCACGCCGGGCCCAAAATGCGCGCGCACTGCCTTTGATCGGTAAGCTGTCCGATGCTTTTTTAAAGACATTGCCATTCACGCTTACCGCCGCACAACAGCGCGTAATGACAGAGATTCGCAACGACATTAAAGCGTCCTTCCCGATGCAGCGCTTGCTGCAAGGCGATGTCGGCAGCGGTAAAACCGTGGTTGCCGCCTTAGCCGCAGCGCAAGCGATCGATAGCGGCTTTCAGGCGGTGTTGATGGCCCCCACAGAAATTTTGGCCGACCAGCACTTTCGTAAAATCGCTGGCTGGATGGCACCATTGGGCATCAGCGTCGCGTGGCTCACCGGGAGCCTGAAGAAGAAAGAAAAACGCGAATCGTTAGAGCGTATCGCCTCGGGGCAGGCGCAGTTGGTGATTGGTACGCATGCGTTGATTCAGGAAACCGTGCAATTCTCCAAACTTGGTCTGGTAATTGTGGATGAGCAGCATCGTTTCGGGGTCGGCCAGCGTCTCACTCTGAGGCAAAAATCGGCGACCGAAAGCAGTAATCCAGAGGCCGCTGCGTCAGACATCGTGCCCCACCAACTGATGATGAGTGCCACGCCGATTCCAAGGACGCTGGCGATGACCTACTACGCCGATCTGGAAATTTCCGTGATTGACGAGCTTCCACCGGGCCGCACGCCGATTGTCACCCGTAGCGTCGATCAAAATCGGCGCGAGGAAGTCATCGAACGGGTGCACGCTGCCGCGCAGGAAGGTCGCCAGGTGTATTGGGTATGTCCCTTGATCGAAGAGTCCGAGGCCTTGCAATTGCAAACCGCGACCGAAACCTATGCCATGCTGGTTGAAGCGCTGCCAGACTTGCATATCGGCCTGGTACATGGACGCCTGAAACCGCTGGAAAAACAGGCCGTGATGGAATCCTTTATCGCGGGCGAGATCCACGTCCTGGTTGCGACAACAGTGATTGAAGTCGGCGTCGACGTGCCTAACGCTTCTTTGATGGTCATCGAACACGCAGAACGTTTTGGCTTGTCGCAATTACATCAACTGCGGGGCCGGGTTGGACGCGGACTCGCGGCAAGCGTATGCTTATTGTTATATCAAAGCCCCCTGGGACCCATTGCAAAACAACGTTTGATGACAATGAGAGAAACCACGGATGGTTTTGAAATTGCGCGCCGCGACCTCGAAATACGCGGCCCCGGAGAGTTCTTAGGGGCGCGTCAATCAGGACAGGCCATGCTGCGCTTTGCCGATCTGAGTACTGACCAATGGTTAGTCGATCAGGCCAGCGCTCTGGCCGATGAATTGCTGCACCATCCGACGCCAGAAAATGTGATTACCGTGGAGACGCATCTGGCGCGCTGGCTCGCAGGGCGCGAAGATTTTCTGAAGGTGTAA
- a CDS encoding chemotaxis protein CheW, with protein sequence MNSTAPLQIDTFLPYMRDVTRCEHSLRELSLMWRMIEASAKMNCPLEAKAILPTMAATRVGFDRLEQELVSSLVGEKVATAFNEIGIRAQYIIDIVVRNLYERTADVGFLATDNALCAFVAGLHDNQDDNQEMIRARLRAYRNKYTVYDEIILLDVTGNILMQIDDATALQHSADPLIAITLASDTYVETMRATDLRPGKQQALIYSRRMLHPDTGAVVGVLCLCFNFEQEMAGIFHSYRDPAGRSNMLLLDAENRVIESADKLWVPLGAVVPTNKNATPELMIFGGREYLVRTFAAEGYQGYMGPDGWQGQVMIPVDVAFAGGRSHAPEALDPVIVEGLLSHAQSFCPPLYEIMTAAETIRRVVWNGQVMTAGQDGEVLKLKTILDQISETGSRSDALFARSIDDLYQTVLASSLRDAEFVSHLLVDLLDRNLYERSDDCRWWALTPELRVALAGAERDGKTIPRINGVLEYINRLYTVYTRIFVYDYDGCIVACTHPEQEGGSVVGTKIDAGTLEQVRALRTEQNYHVSPFTPTPLYDGAPTYVYHAAIRDPDDDRSVVGGIGIVFDSTHEFSAMLHGGVGGKADVSAFFVNRQGIVLSSTDPSRPVGAMLEIDASLLALPNGRSASRLVIHDGQYAIMGCTASSGYREFKVSDGYREDVLAVVFDSFGALRECKGINNKADTVLMPESADIRGREFATFFVDGSLFALPAEYVVEARSASELAPVSMGGGAACIGVLASHRDTENDQFVWVYDLGHLLRGTLSVIDSGSQIVIVRLGDRMLGLLVSELHGVPQFNDAQIVPNPFAGHADGMLVTHVIKANEGRLLIQAVDIAYLFGVLLAKIRIAA encoded by the coding sequence GTGAACTCTACCGCCCCGCTTCAGATCGACACTTTTCTCCCGTACATGCGCGACGTGACGCGTTGCGAGCACTCGCTGCGCGAGCTGAGCCTGATGTGGCGCATGATTGAGGCCTCGGCCAAGATGAATTGCCCGCTTGAAGCCAAAGCCATACTGCCGACCATGGCCGCTACGCGGGTCGGTTTCGACCGATTGGAACAGGAACTGGTGAGTAGTCTGGTAGGCGAAAAAGTGGCCACCGCATTCAATGAGATCGGTATCAGAGCACAGTACATCATCGACATCGTGGTACGTAATCTGTACGAACGTACCGCTGATGTCGGCTTTCTTGCCACCGATAATGCTTTATGCGCGTTCGTCGCCGGGCTGCATGACAATCAGGATGACAATCAGGAAATGATCCGTGCCCGATTACGGGCATACCGCAATAAGTACACCGTGTATGACGAGATCATCCTGCTCGATGTCACCGGCAACATCCTGATGCAGATTGACGACGCAACGGCGTTGCAACACAGCGCCGATCCGCTGATTGCCATCACGCTGGCATCGGATACCTATGTCGAAACGATGCGTGCCACCGATCTGCGTCCAGGCAAGCAACAAGCGCTGATCTACTCGCGTCGGATGCTGCATCCGGACACCGGAGCCGTGGTCGGTGTATTGTGCCTGTGTTTTAACTTCGAACAAGAAATGGCAGGTATTTTTCACTCCTATCGCGATCCTGCGGGGCGCTCGAACATGCTGTTGCTCGATGCCGAAAATCGCGTCATTGAAAGCGCAGATAAACTCTGGGTGCCGTTGGGAGCGGTGGTGCCGACGAATAAAAATGCAACGCCTGAGCTGATGATATTTGGTGGCCGTGAATATCTGGTCCGAACCTTTGCCGCCGAGGGCTATCAAGGCTATATGGGACCGGACGGCTGGCAGGGCCAAGTCATGATTCCTGTCGATGTCGCCTTTGCCGGCGGTCGCAGCCATGCGCCGGAGGCGCTTGATCCTGTCATTGTCGAAGGACTGCTGTCGCACGCCCAATCTTTTTGCCCGCCGCTGTATGAAATCATGACGGCCGCAGAAACGATACGGCGCGTCGTCTGGAACGGCCAGGTGATGACGGCTGGCCAGGATGGCGAGGTGTTGAAGCTGAAGACGATACTGGACCAGATCAGTGAAACCGGTTCCCGCAGCGACGCATTGTTTGCCAGATCGATCGACGACCTTTACCAGACCGTGTTGGCATCGAGCCTGCGCGACGCAGAGTTCGTGTCACATCTTCTGGTCGATCTGCTGGACCGCAATCTGTACGAACGCTCGGATGATTGCCGCTGGTGGGCGCTGACACCGGAATTGCGGGTAGCCTTGGCTGGCGCGGAGCGGGATGGGAAAACGATACCACGCATCAACGGCGTTCTGGAATATATCAATCGCTTATATACCGTGTACACCCGCATCTTCGTCTATGACTACGACGGCTGCATCGTAGCCTGTACGCATCCGGAGCAGGAGGGCGGTTCGGTTGTCGGAACAAAGATCGATGCCGGAACGCTGGAGCAGGTACGCGCATTGCGCACCGAGCAGAACTATCATGTGTCGCCATTCACCCCGACGCCGCTATATGACGGTGCGCCGACCTATGTTTATCATGCGGCGATTCGCGATCCCGATGACGACCGGTCTGTGGTGGGCGGCATCGGCATTGTATTTGACTCCACACACGAATTTTCGGCAATGCTTCACGGCGGTGTGGGTGGCAAGGCAGACGTCAGCGCCTTCTTTGTAAATCGTCAGGGCATCGTGCTTTCCAGTACCGACCCCAGCCGTCCGGTTGGCGCAATGCTGGAAATAGACGCATCCTTATTGGCACTTCCGAATGGTAGGAGTGCATCGCGTCTCGTGATTCACGATGGTCAATACGCCATCATGGGGTGTACGGCGTCCAGCGGTTACCGTGAATTCAAGGTGTCGGATGGCTACCGGGAGGATGTACTGGCAGTTGTGTTCGATTCGTTCGGTGCGCTGCGGGAATGCAAAGGAATTAACAACAAGGCCGACACGGTTCTGATGCCTGAGTCGGCGGACATCCGCGGGCGGGAATTTGCCACTTTCTTTGTTGATGGCTCCTTGTTCGCGCTGCCGGCAGAATATGTGGTGGAAGCGCGATCGGCGTCCGAGCTTGCGCCGGTATCAATGGGTGGGGGTGCGGCGTGTATCGGTGTCCTGGCGTCGCACCGGGATACTGAAAACGATCAATTCGTATGGGTGTACGATCTTGGGCATCTCTTGCGTGGCACATTGTCCGTGATCGATAGCGGAAGTCAGATAGTGATTGTGCGATTAGGCGATCGTATGCTCGGCTTGCTGGTTAGTGAATTGCATGGCGTGCCGCAGTTCAATGATGCGCAGATTGTTCCCAACCCGTTTGCTGGTCATGCTGACGGCATGCTGGTGACGCATGTTATTAAAGCCAATGAGGGGCGCTTGCTGATCCAGGCTGTCGATATCGCCTATCTGTTTGGCGTCCTGCTGGCAAAGATACGCATTGCTGCCTGA
- the ubiA gene encoding 4-hydroxybenzoate octaprenyltransferase produces MNRLKLYCQLIRIDKPIGILLLLWPTLIALWLASAGKPDWKLVSIFALGTILMRSAGCAINDYADRDFDKHVSRTAQRPLTSGKIAGWEAVVVAAVLAVAAFLLIVPLNTFTKQLSIAALIIAGTYPYFKRFFAIPQAYLGIAFGFGIPMSFAAAQNSVPSLAWVLLIANIFWAVAYDTEYAMVDREDDLHIGIKTSAITFGRFDVIAVMLCYAVSFGLIFLVGWQFGLRGWFSAGLLVAILFAIYHYILIRDRDRARCFAAFRNNNWLGAALFCGVALDYALR; encoded by the coding sequence ATGAATCGACTTAAACTCTACTGCCAGCTCATACGTATCGACAAACCCATCGGCATCCTGTTATTGCTTTGGCCGACTCTGATCGCATTGTGGTTAGCCAGCGCGGGCAAACCGGATTGGAAGCTCGTGTCGATTTTTGCGCTCGGTACCATCCTGATGCGGTCTGCCGGTTGCGCTATTAACGACTACGCTGATCGCGATTTCGATAAGCATGTTTCGCGTACCGCTCAACGTCCCCTCACCAGTGGAAAAATTGCCGGATGGGAAGCCGTGGTGGTAGCGGCAGTGTTGGCGGTGGCTGCTTTTTTACTGATCGTGCCACTAAACACGTTCACTAAACAGCTATCAATAGCGGCGCTTATCATTGCTGGGACGTATCCTTATTTCAAACGTTTTTTTGCCATACCGCAAGCGTATTTAGGGATCGCATTTGGTTTCGGCATACCGATGAGTTTTGCCGCAGCCCAAAATTCCGTACCGTCACTTGCATGGGTATTATTGATCGCCAATATTTTTTGGGCGGTCGCTTATGACACCGAATATGCAATGGTCGACCGCGAGGATGATCTGCACATCGGTATAAAGACCTCGGCCATTACATTTGGCCGCTTTGATGTCATCGCAGTCATGCTCTGCTATGCCGTTTCCTTCGGTCTGATTTTTTTGGTCGGATGGCAGTTCGGCCTGCGCGGCTGGTTTAGCGCTGGTTTACTGGTGGCAATTTTATTTGCCATCTATCATTACATCCTGATAAGAGATCGTGATCGCGCTCGTTGTTTCGCCGCATTCCGGAATAACAATTGGTTGGGCGCAGCACTATTTTGTGGCGTTGCGCTGGACTATGCTTTACGATAA
- the yajC gene encoding preprotein translocase subunit YajC: MRGYFKTTTWSILVFITTAYAQTAPAATTSTGPFGLGGNLTSFLPIILMFVVLYFLMIRPQMKRQKEQKSMMDALGKGDEVVTTGGILGKVVKVADGYVTLEIASGTEVTLQKSAVTTLLPKGTIKAL, from the coding sequence ATGCGGGGCTATTTTAAAACAACCACCTGGAGCATTCTCGTGTTTATTACTACTGCATATGCGCAGACTGCGCCCGCCGCCACTACATCTACAGGCCCTTTTGGCCTGGGTGGCAATCTGACTAGTTTCCTGCCGATCATTTTGATGTTCGTCGTCCTTTACTTCCTGATGATTCGTCCACAGATGAAGCGTCAGAAAGAACAAAAATCGATGATGGATGCTTTGGGTAAGGGCGACGAAGTCGTCACAACCGGCGGTATCCTCGGAAAAGTTGTTAAGGTCGCTGATGGTTACGTGACATTGGAAATTGCTAGCGGCACTGAAGTGACGCTACAGAAAAGCGCGGTCACTACACTGCTGCCTAAAGGCACGATCAAGGCACTGTAA
- the tgt gene encoding tRNA guanosine(34) transglycosylase Tgt, which yields MLEFTLLKTEGNARRGRVKLNHGIVETPIFMPVGTYGSVKAMSPLELKEIDAHIILGNTFHLWLRPGIEVVKKFGGLHKFMGWDKPILTDSGGFQVFSLGAMRKITEEGVKFSSPINGDKLFLSPEVSMQIQKVLNSDIVMQFDECTPYEIDGRPATQVEAAESMRMSLRWAKRSQDEFNAGENPNALFGIVQGGMFEHLRDESLAGLSELDFHGVAVGGLSVGEPKEEMMRVLEHIGPKLPANKPHYLMGVGTPEDLVAGVQSGIDMFDCVMPTRNARNGWLFTRFGDVKIKNARYKEDIQPLDETCGCYACQNFSRAYLHHLHRTGEILGARLNTIHNLHYYLDLMQNIRNSLDVGAFSTFVTQFHADRARGV from the coding sequence ATGCTTGAATTTACGCTACTTAAAACCGAAGGAAACGCGCGCAGAGGCCGCGTTAAACTCAATCACGGTATAGTCGAAACCCCCATTTTCATGCCAGTCGGCACCTACGGTTCGGTCAAGGCAATGTCGCCTCTCGAACTCAAGGAGATTGATGCGCATATCATTCTTGGCAACACTTTTCACCTGTGGCTGCGTCCGGGTATTGAAGTGGTCAAAAAATTCGGCGGCCTGCATAAGTTTATGGGCTGGGACAAGCCGATATTGACCGATTCAGGCGGGTTTCAGGTGTTTTCGCTCGGGGCAATGCGCAAAATTACCGAGGAAGGTGTTAAATTCTCGTCGCCCATCAATGGCGATAAATTATTCTTGTCTCCGGAAGTATCGATGCAAATTCAGAAAGTTCTGAATTCTGACATCGTGATGCAGTTTGATGAATGCACGCCGTACGAGATTGATGGTCGTCCCGCCACGCAAGTTGAAGCGGCGGAGTCAATGCGCATGTCACTGCGTTGGGCCAAGCGTTCTCAGGACGAGTTCAACGCGGGCGAGAACCCCAATGCCTTATTCGGTATCGTTCAGGGCGGCATGTTTGAGCATCTGCGGGATGAATCGTTGGCTGGCTTGAGTGAACTGGATTTTCACGGCGTGGCGGTCGGTGGTCTGTCGGTCGGCGAGCCAAAAGAAGAAATGATGCGCGTGCTTGAGCATATCGGCCCCAAATTACCCGCCAACAAACCTCATTATCTAATGGGCGTCGGTACGCCCGAAGATCTGGTTGCCGGGGTTCAAAGCGGCATTGACATGTTTGACTGTGTGATGCCGACCCGTAATGCCCGGAATGGCTGGCTATTTACGCGTTTCGGTGACGTAAAAATCAAAAATGCACGCTATAAAGAGGACATTCAACCGCTCGACGAAACCTGCGGTTGCTATGCCTGCCAAAATTTCTCACGCGCCTATTTACATCACTTGCACCGGACCGGTGAGATCCTCGGGGCACGGCTTAACACGATTCACAACCTGCATTACTATCTCGATTTAATGCAAAATATTCGAAATTCGCTCGATGTGGGGGCATTTTCCACGTTTGTGACGCAGTTTCATGCGGACCGTGCGCGTGGAGTTTAG
- the proC gene encoding pyrroline-5-carboxylate reductase: protein MQQKLRISFIGGGNMATALIGGLAGTVTDGANIHVVDVNPESLQKLAHQFSVTTSTEIDATVSGSDVVVLAVKPQQMKQVVAALLPYVNGQLILSIAAGIQAVDLSRWLNGHDAIVRCMPNTPALIGKGITGMVATAGVSAQQHDMADLIMCAVGSTIWLDDEAMIDSVTAISGSGPAYVFYFIEAMQQAAQELGLTMEQGNALAVATFVGASQLAAGAVDPISVLRERVTSKGGTTYAALNSLEASGVKASIIEAAKAAAARGKELGEEFGRD, encoded by the coding sequence ATGCAACAGAAGTTAAGAATTAGTTTTATCGGTGGTGGAAATATGGCCACGGCTTTGATCGGCGGTCTGGCCGGAACGGTTACCGATGGTGCAAATATTCATGTGGTGGATGTCAATCCTGAGTCGCTACAAAAATTGGCGCATCAATTTTCGGTGACAACCTCGACCGAAATCGATGCCACCGTGAGTGGAAGCGATGTTGTTGTGCTGGCGGTAAAACCTCAGCAAATGAAGCAAGTCGTGGCCGCGTTATTACCCTACGTTAATGGTCAGTTAATACTTTCAATTGCTGCCGGTATCCAGGCCGTCGATTTGTCACGTTGGTTAAATGGCCACGATGCTATCGTCCGATGTATGCCAAATACCCCCGCCCTTATTGGCAAGGGGATCACAGGCATGGTCGCGACCGCCGGAGTTTCGGCGCAACAGCATGACATGGCTGACTTAATCATGTGTGCAGTGGGTTCCACCATTTGGCTGGATGATGAAGCGATGATCGACTCCGTAACCGCTATTTCGGGCAGCGGGCCAGCTTACGTGTTTTATTTTATCGAAGCGATGCAACAAGCAGCGCAGGAACTCGGCTTGACCATGGAGCAGGGCAATGCGTTGGCGGTAGCGACGTTTGTTGGCGCATCGCAATTGGCTGCCGGGGCCGTCGATCCAATATCGGTTCTGCGCGAGCGCGTAACGTCAAAAGGCGGGACTACTTATGCGGCATTGAATAGCCTGGAAGCGAGCGGAGTGAAGGCTTCCATCATTGAGGCTGCGAAAGCGGCGGCGGCGCGTGGGAAGGAATTGGGGGAAGAATTTGGTCGTGATTAG